One window of the Camelus ferus isolate YT-003-E chromosome 12, BCGSAC_Cfer_1.0, whole genome shotgun sequence genome contains the following:
- the NFYB gene encoding nuclear transcription factor Y subunit beta isoform X1 translates to MTMDGDSSTTDASQLGISADYIGGSHYVIQPHDDTEDSMNDHEDTNGSKESFREQDIYLPIANVARIMKNAIPQTGKIAKDAKECVQECVSEFISFITSEASERCHQEKRKTINGEDILFAMSTLGFDSYVEPLKLYLQKFREAMKGEKGIGGAVTATDGLSEELTEEAFTNQLPAGLITADGQQQNVMVYTTSYQQISGVQQIQFS, encoded by the exons ATGACA ATGGATGGTGACAGCTCTACAACAGATGCTTCTCAACTAGGAATTTCTGCAGACTATATTGGAGGAAGTCATTACGTTATACAGCCTCATGATG atactgAGGACAGCATGAATGATCATGAAGACACAAACGGTTCAAAAGAAAGTTTTAGAGAACAAGATATATATCTTCCAATTGCAAATGTTGCAAGGATAATGAAAAATGCCATACCTCAAACGGGAAAG attgcAAAAGATGCCAAAGAATGTGTTCAAGAATGTGTAAGTGAGTTCATCAGCTTTATTACATCTGAAGCAAGTGAAAGATGCCATCAAGAGAAACGGAAGACAATCAATGGAGAAGATATTCTCTTTGCCATGTCTACCTTAGGCTTCGACAGTTATGTAGAACCTCTGAAGTTATACCTTcagaagttcagagag GctatgaaaggagagaaaggaattgGTGGAGCAGTCACAGCTACGGATGGACTAAGTGAAGAGCTTACGGAGGAGGCATTCA ctAACCAGTTACCAGCTGGCTTAATAACTGCAGATGGTCAGCAACAAAATGTTATGGTTTACACAACATCATATCAACAG ATTTCTGGTGTTCAACAAATTCAGTTTTCATGA
- the NFYB gene encoding nuclear transcription factor Y subunit beta isoform X3, which yields MTMDGDSSTTDASQLGISADYIGGSHYVIQPHDDTEDSMNDHEDTNGSKESFREQDIYLPIANVARIMKNAIPQTGKIAKDAKECVQECVSEFISFITSEASERCHQEKRKTINGEDILFAMSTLGFDSYVEPLKLYLQKFREAMKGEKGIGGAVTATDGLSEELTEEAFTNQLPAGLITADGQQQNVMVYTTSYQQLNL from the exons ATGACA ATGGATGGTGACAGCTCTACAACAGATGCTTCTCAACTAGGAATTTCTGCAGACTATATTGGAGGAAGTCATTACGTTATACAGCCTCATGATG atactgAGGACAGCATGAATGATCATGAAGACACAAACGGTTCAAAAGAAAGTTTTAGAGAACAAGATATATATCTTCCAATTGCAAATGTTGCAAGGATAATGAAAAATGCCATACCTCAAACGGGAAAG attgcAAAAGATGCCAAAGAATGTGTTCAAGAATGTGTAAGTGAGTTCATCAGCTTTATTACATCTGAAGCAAGTGAAAGATGCCATCAAGAGAAACGGAAGACAATCAATGGAGAAGATATTCTCTTTGCCATGTCTACCTTAGGCTTCGACAGTTATGTAGAACCTCTGAAGTTATACCTTcagaagttcagagag GctatgaaaggagagaaaggaattgGTGGAGCAGTCACAGCTACGGATGGACTAAGTGAAGAGCTTACGGAGGAGGCATTCA ctAACCAGTTACCAGCTGGCTTAATAACTGCAGATGGTCAGCAACAAAATGTTATGGTTTACACAACATCATATCAACAG TTGAATCTTTAG
- the NFYB gene encoding nuclear transcription factor Y subunit beta isoform X2: MDGDSSTTDASQLGISADYIGGSHYVIQPHDDTEDSMNDHEDTNGSKESFREQDIYLPIANVARIMKNAIPQTGKIAKDAKECVQECVSEFISFITSEASERCHQEKRKTINGEDILFAMSTLGFDSYVEPLKLYLQKFREAMKGEKGIGGAVTATDGLSEELTEEAFTNQLPAGLITADGQQQNVMVYTTSYQQISGVQQIQFS; the protein is encoded by the exons ATGGATGGTGACAGCTCTACAACAGATGCTTCTCAACTAGGAATTTCTGCAGACTATATTGGAGGAAGTCATTACGTTATACAGCCTCATGATG atactgAGGACAGCATGAATGATCATGAAGACACAAACGGTTCAAAAGAAAGTTTTAGAGAACAAGATATATATCTTCCAATTGCAAATGTTGCAAGGATAATGAAAAATGCCATACCTCAAACGGGAAAG attgcAAAAGATGCCAAAGAATGTGTTCAAGAATGTGTAAGTGAGTTCATCAGCTTTATTACATCTGAAGCAAGTGAAAGATGCCATCAAGAGAAACGGAAGACAATCAATGGAGAAGATATTCTCTTTGCCATGTCTACCTTAGGCTTCGACAGTTATGTAGAACCTCTGAAGTTATACCTTcagaagttcagagag GctatgaaaggagagaaaggaattgGTGGAGCAGTCACAGCTACGGATGGACTAAGTGAAGAGCTTACGGAGGAGGCATTCA ctAACCAGTTACCAGCTGGCTTAATAACTGCAGATGGTCAGCAACAAAATGTTATGGTTTACACAACATCATATCAACAG ATTTCTGGTGTTCAACAAATTCAGTTTTCATGA